The Deltaproteobacteria bacterium RBG_16_64_85 region GCCAGGGAGGCGTTCCGCAGGTCCGTGTCGGAGAGGATGCCCACCAGCCTTCCCCCTTCCACGACGGGAAGATGGTTGACCCGGGACTCCCGCATGATGTCCGCCGCCCGGGTGAGCGTGTCCTCCGGGGACACCGTCTTCGGGTCCTTCGTCATCCGCCTGCCTACGAGCATGATCGACCTCTTTTCCGTCCGTGGTTCCCATTCGCCGGGTTTTCAGCCCGCCGCCGGCACGTCCTCATTATATCCCCGCCTTCCCAGGATGCGGCACCGGAAACCTTGCCGTCGACCAGGGCGAGGGGGAAAAATGGAGGTCCCGGGAAACCCGCATCCTGGGACCGACATCAGATGCAACGTAAATCCAACAGGAGGGTTCAACGATGAACGGTTTCCGTAAATCGACGGCGGCAATCGGAATCGCGCTGCTCGCGATTCTTGTCCTCCCCGGTCAGGTACAGGCTGCCGACCTCGCAGGCGGGCAGGGGGCACAGGCGCCGGAAGCGGTGAAGGCGCAGCCGATGTCAGGCTGCCCGTGCGACTGCGAAGGATGCTGCGCCGACTGCTGCAGGAAGGATTGCCTCCGCGGTCACAAACATCACGGCCATGGGATGCCCCCCATGATGGGGGGGATGAAGATGCACATGGAGGAGGTGCGCAAAAGCGTCACTGCCCTGCGGGAGCACGAGAAGAAGATGGAAGGGATCACCGACCCGGCGGAGTTCCGGAAGGCAGCCGTCGCGCACTTCCGCATGCTCGACGACCTCCAGGAGTCCCACGTGAAGCACATGGAGTCGATGATGGGCCGCGGGGGGCAAGGAGCCATGCGCCGCGGACACGGCCACCCGCACTGCGAGGAAACCCCCGGCAAGTAAGCCAAGCAAATGGAATGGGCCGCGCCCGACAGGACGCGGCCCATTCGGTGACCGGAATCGTTACACGATTCCGTGCGCGATCATGGCGCGGGCGACCTTGATGAAACCGGCGATGTTCGCCCCTACGACCATGTTCCCGGGGGAACCGAACTCCTCGGCGGCCTCGGAGCAAAGCAGGAAGACGTTCCTCATGATCTGGCGCAGCTTGGCGTCGGTCTCCTCGAACCCCCACGCCTCCCTGCTGGCGTTCTGCTGCATCTCCAGCCCCGAGGTGGCCACGCCGCCGGCGTTGGCCGCCTTCCCCGGGCCGTAGGCGATTCCCGCCTGGATGAACACGTTGACCCCTTCCGGCGTGGTGGGCATGTTCGCGCCCTCGCCCACCGCGATGCAGCCGTTCTTCACGAGCTTCTTGGCGTCCTTTCCCGTGATCTCGTTCTCCGTCGCCGAGGGGAATGCGACGTCGCAAGGGATGTCCCAGATGTTGCCGTTCGGGGTGTACCGGGCCCCCTTGTGGTGCTCGCAATAGTCCTTGATCCGCCGGCGCTCGATTTCCTTCAGCTGCTTGATCGTCTCGAGGTTTATCCCCTTCTCGTCGTGGATCACGCCGTTGGAGTCGCTCATTGCGATGACCTTCCCCCCGAGATCCTGCACCTTCTCCAGCGTGTAGATGGCCACATTCCCGGAGCCGGAAACGACGACTTTCTTCCCCTTGAAGCCGTTCTTCCTCGCCTTGAGCATCTCGTCGACGAAGTAGGTGCAGCCGTAGCCGGTGGCTTCCGTGCGCACCTGGCTGCCGCCGTAGACCAGCCCCTTGCCGGTGAGAACACCTGCCTCGAACTTGCTGGTCAGCCTCTTGTACTGCCCGAAAAGGTAACCGATCTCACGGCCCCCTACGCCGATGTCGCCGGCGGGGACGTCGGTATGCTCGCCGATGATCCTCCACAGCTCCGTCATGAAGCTCTGGCAGAAGCGCATGACCTCTCCGTCGGATTTCCCCTTCGGGTCGAAATCCGACCCGCCCTTCGCGCCCCCGATCGGCAGCCCCGTCAGGGAGTTCTTGAAGATCTGCTCGAACCCGAGGAACTTGATGATGCCCAGATAGACAGAGGGGTGGAATCGCAGCCCCCCCTTGTACGGCCCCAGCGCGCTGTTGAACTGGACGCGGAATCCCCGGTTGATCTGGACCTCGCCCTTGTCGTCCTGCCAGGGAACCCGGAAGATCGTCTGGCGCTCCGGCTCGCAGATCCGCTCGATGACCTTGGCCTCGGTAAATTCCGGGTATTTTACGAGGACCGGCCCCAGCGATTCGAGCACCTCCTTGACCGCCTGGTGGAACTCGGATTCCCCCGGGTTGCGATTCATCACCACCTGGAAAATCACCTCGAGTCTCTCCGTCAATGCCATGCTCTCCCCTCCCTTTCAACAGCGGAACGCTGGATTGGCGCAGCTTGCGGCGCGCCCTGGAACCCGACTTTACCCCTTCTGTTTTATGGGTCAAGACAAACCCTTTGAATTGGGTATAATCGGGTATTCTTTCAACCGAGGGGATGATGGACAAACGGCTGGACAACCGGCTCCCTGGAATCTCCCCGACGGCCTGGCCCGCCCTCCTCGCGAGGATCTCGGAGATCGACGAGTTCAAGGGATGGTGGAAAGGCCGGTTCCATCCGCCCCCGTCCTACCTCGGGAGCCTGCGGAAGAAGACGACCGCCCTCTCCGCAAGGGCATCCGTCGGGATCGAATGGCTCGGACTCCCGCGCGGAGGGGATGGTCCGGCGTCCGCCCTGCCACCGGCAAGGGCGGAGGAGCTCCGCCAGTCCTCTTCGGCAAGTTACGCGCACCTCCTGAACGCGGTCTTCGACGGACACGAAACGTTGCCGCTCTCGCAGGAAACGATCTTCAACTTTCACGGCGAGCTATTGAGAACGTCCCCCCGGGACCAGTCGCACCGGGGAGCCTACCGGTCTCTCCCCGACCGTACCTCGTTCACCCCTCGCCAGACCGTCGAGGCGATCGCGCTGCGTCCCGCGGCCCCGGACTCGATCCGCGGAGAGATGGACGCTCTCCTGCGGTGGACGAACTCCCGCCTGGCCTCGGCGGCGTTCCACCCGCTTCTCGTCGTCGCCGGTTTCGTTCTCGAATTCCTCGCGATCCGGCCATTCGCCGGGGGGAACGGCCGCACGAGCCGCCTCCTCACCAACCTGCTCCTCCTCCGGTGCGGTTACACCTACCTGCCCTACGCCTCGCTCGAGAGGGTCATCGCGGAGCGCAAGGCGGAGTACTACCTCGCCCTGCGGAAAAGCCAGGCGTCGTTGCACCTGCCGCGGCCCGACATGGGGCCGTGGTTCCTTGCCTTCCTGGACGCGATGCGGACCCAGGCGAGGGAGCTCAAAGGGGCGCTCGGGCGGCTGCCGCCGGAAGGCCGGCTCTCGGGGAACCAGGAAGGCGCGCTTGCGCTGTTCGAGCGCCACCGGGAAGTCACCAACCGGCTCGTGGCGGGAGAACTGGGCCTGTCCCGGGAAACCGCCAAACAGGTCCTCACCCGGCTCGTCTCCCTCAACCTGCTGGCGCGCGTCGGGGCGGGACGGGCCGTCCGCTACCGGAAGACGGAGCCGGCATGAGAGGCGCCCGGGCACGCGTCCCCGGTTTCGCCGATGGCAGCGCGGCTCGCCTCTAGCTCTGCTCGGCGAAGTAGCAGACGGCGCGCTGCTTGAGGGAATCGGCGTTGAGGAGGAGCATCCGTCCACCGGGACGGGACGGGACGTCGATGACCCGCACCACATGGGACCACTCCGCCTCCTCCGGAAGCAGCTCGGCGAGCCGGTTCTCCGACCGCAGGAAGAAGCCCTCGTTCAGGAAGCTCCCTTTCCCCTTCGGGAAGACCGCCAGGTAGAGCATGTTCGACTCGACGAGGTCGTTGAAGAAGTGGGTGCCAAGGGACACGTTCGGGATGACGTGTTTCCCCATGGCGACGACTTCGCACAGAACGGAGATCGTGGCGATCTCGGCGAACGAGACCGGAACGCCCAGGGACGGCATCTTCGTCCCCCACCGCCCCGGCCCGAGCAGCAGGACGGTCTTTCGCTTTCCTTCTTCCTCGAGGTGGGTGAGATGCCCGATGAGGCGGGCCACGGAGTGGCGGTCCCCGATCGGCATCTCCCCGTAGACGGACGGGACGACGTAGATCAGCCGGTCGATAACGGTGTGCGAGCTCTGGCCGATGACCGGCCCGCGGGATTCGAAGACCAGGTCCTTCCGGGCGATCCTGCGGGGCGGAGGCAGGATCCCCCCTCCTTCCTTCACCTGGAGCGGGCGGCACTGGACGAGGTTGAGCCGGTAGCTGCCGTCCTTGAGGAAGTTGGCGGTGAACTCGATATCGACGGGGTATCGGTAGGCGTCCCGCAGGACGGCAAGCATCTCCCGCAGGTCCGGGACGAACGACGTGGCGGATAGCAGCCGGTCGAAGGTGAGGATGCAGCGGGACGGGCCGGCAACCTTCGCGCCTCCTGCCCTCGCGCGCCCGCCTGCCGGTTCCCTTCGCGCCGCGAACATGTCGATCGGCAGGTCCGGGCTGGCTTGCACAACTTCGTCGACGTTCAGGGAGACGAACCGGTTCGCCGAAAGGTCGAGCGCGTCGACGCGCCGCTGGGCGAACTCCACGACTTCGCCGAAGTCGGCCTCCGGACGCCGGGCGGGGGCGTTGAGCGCCACGAGGCGGGTATAGTCGTCGTCGGACCGCTCGACCGCCCTCGTCCCGAGGCCGAAGACG contains the following coding sequences:
- a CDS encoding glutamate dehydrogenase; protein product: MALTERLEVIFQVVMNRNPGESEFHQAVKEVLESLGPVLVKYPEFTEAKVIERICEPERQTIFRVPWQDDKGEVQINRGFRVQFNSALGPYKGGLRFHPSVYLGIIKFLGFEQIFKNSLTGLPIGGAKGGSDFDPKGKSDGEVMRFCQSFMTELWRIIGEHTDVPAGDIGVGGREIGYLFGQYKRLTSKFEAGVLTGKGLVYGGSQVRTEATGYGCTYFVDEMLKARKNGFKGKKVVVSGSGNVAIYTLEKVQDLGGKVIAMSDSNGVIHDEKGINLETIKQLKEIERRRIKDYCEHHKGARYTPNGNIWDIPCDVAFPSATENEITGKDAKKLVKNGCIAVGEGANMPTTPEGVNVFIQAGIAYGPGKAANAGGVATSGLEMQQNASREAWGFEETDAKLRQIMRNVFLLCSEAAEEFGSPGNMVVGANIAGFIKVARAMIAHGIV